One Pleurocapsa sp. PCC 7327 DNA segment encodes these proteins:
- a CDS encoding glycosyltransferase family protein, with protein sequence MMKKILFYCQYLTGMGHLVRSTEIVRQLVKDFQVYCINGGPTVPGFEIPSQVEIATLPPLWIENGQLQVTDGFANIEEVKEARRNALINLFDRFKPDCLITEFFPFGRHKLFFELIPLLDYIKAVAPSTKIICSVRDIVGRTDLDKEEETICQLTSKYFNCILFHADPKFQKLEESFSRVKDLNCKVKYTGFVAQSSPENNDLSEFDLANLNRKEPIILVSIGGGIIGYDLLKYVIQSSSILRKKLPHHIQIFTGSFMPEEQFLQLKQAALSKSNVTLQRYTSNLMAYMRKADLSISLTGYNTTMNILRTGVRSLVVPIGHYSYDKERVIRTKKLEKLGIVEVIEPEDLEPAYLAKKIMNCLLKIQIQKQIISSIFKVQKKTTFFLKELLEKSVLTAA encoded by the coding sequence ATGATGAAAAAGATTTTGTTTTACTGCCAATATCTAACCGGAATGGGTCATTTGGTTCGGAGTACAGAAATTGTGCGCCAATTAGTTAAAGACTTTCAAGTTTATTGTATCAATGGAGGTCCAACCGTACCTGGGTTTGAAATTCCTTCTCAAGTAGAAATAGCTACGTTACCGCCTCTTTGGATAGAAAACGGACAACTTCAAGTCACTGATGGTTTTGCCAATATTGAAGAGGTGAAAGAAGCTAGGCGAAATGCATTAATTAACTTGTTCGATCGATTTAAACCCGATTGTTTAATTACGGAATTCTTTCCATTCGGTAGGCATAAACTTTTCTTTGAATTAATTCCTCTTCTAGACTATATCAAAGCTGTTGCCCCTTCAACCAAAATTATCTGTAGTGTCAGAGATATTGTTGGCAGAACCGATCTCGATAAAGAAGAAGAGACTATTTGTCAATTAACCAGCAAATATTTTAATTGTATTTTATTCCATGCCGATCCTAAGTTTCAGAAACTAGAAGAAAGCTTTTCTAGAGTTAAGGATCTCAATTGCAAAGTAAAATACACGGGGTTTGTAGCTCAATCGAGCCCGGAAAATAACGATTTGAGTGAGTTTGATTTGGCTAATCTAAACCGAAAAGAACCAATAATATTAGTTAGTATTGGCGGCGGAATAATTGGATATGATCTACTAAAATATGTTATTCAATCCAGTTCCATTTTGCGAAAAAAATTGCCCCATCATATCCAAATATTTACTGGTTCTTTTATGCCAGAAGAGCAATTCTTACAACTCAAGCAAGCTGCTTTGAGTAAAAGTAATGTTACCTTACAAAGATATACCTCAAATCTGATGGCTTATATGAGAAAAGCCGACCTTTCCATCAGTTTGACCGGATATAACACAACTATGAATATTCTCAGAACTGGCGTTCGTTCGCTAGTCGTTCCTATCGGTCACTACAGTTACGATAAAGAGCGAGTAATTAGAACCAAGAAATTAGAAAAGTTAGGAATTGTTGAGGTTATCGAACCTGAAGATTTAGAGCCAGCTTATCTAGCTAAAAAAATCATGAACTGTTTGCTAAAAATTCAGATTCAAAAGCAAATTATCTCTTCGATCTTCAAGGTGCAGAAAAAAACGACTTTCTTTTTGAAAGAATTACTTGAAAAATCTGTTCTTACTGCTGCTTAA
- a CDS encoding ABC transporter ATP-binding protein, which translates to MSDRAKEKDLKKIMPGMMRIGRRFLPYIRKRQLLIAGSFLALLVETGFRLLEPWSLKFVFDHVLVTETNNDSLKVIVSHGIDPMLLLALLALSIVVISVLGSFAAYLSTFGMALASVQILTDIRSDLYSHLQRLSLTFHMQHKSGDLITRVTADIDRIKLTIVKVILPLVTNIVALVGMLVVMSWMNWELSAIALTIFPLFYFSMTRLIGRIRHVSREHRKFQGILAATTSETIGAIEVVQALSLHNQLEDIFEQQNNITLNHGAKSLKLLAVLQRTVQILIALTIALVLWRGSHLVIQKTLTPGDLLVFITYLKNAFEPIRKLSNQFSEIAKATASGERIIDVLDYEPHVRNLPRAKPAHPFFGAVRFENVTFAYESGKAILQNISFEAQPGQKVAVVGASGGGKSTLISLILRLYDPNSGRILIDGQDLGEYTLDSLRQQIGVVLQESILFAASIRENIAYGKLGATDAEIEQAAKIANAHDFIMNLPDGYETVLGERGCTLSGGQRQRIAIARAAIRKAPIVILDEPTTGLDNASEQAVNKALNRLTQGRTTFLISHNK; encoded by the coding sequence ATGAGCGATCGCGCCAAAGAAAAAGATTTGAAAAAAATTATGCCAGGAATGATGCGTATTGGTCGCAGATTTTTGCCCTACATTCGCAAGCGACAATTATTAATTGCGGGTTCATTTTTAGCCCTTCTCGTCGAAACTGGGTTCCGATTACTAGAACCTTGGTCCCTGAAATTCGTTTTTGACCACGTTCTAGTAACAGAAACGAATAACGATTCTTTAAAAGTTATAGTAAGTCACGGAATCGATCCGATGCTGCTGCTGGCGCTTCTAGCGCTATCAATCGTAGTCATTTCTGTGCTGGGTAGTTTTGCTGCATATCTGAGTACTTTTGGCATGGCGCTAGCATCGGTGCAGATATTAACCGACATTCGCAGCGATCTTTACAGTCATCTACAGCGCTTATCGCTTACCTTTCACATGCAGCACAAAAGTGGGGATTTAATTACCCGCGTGACTGCCGATATCGATCGCATCAAACTCACTATCGTCAAAGTCATTCTTCCTTTAGTAACTAATATTGTCGCTTTAGTCGGCATGTTAGTCGTTATGAGTTGGATGAATTGGGAATTATCTGCGATCGCGCTGACAATATTTCCCCTATTTTACTTTTCCATGACGCGCTTAATCGGTCGCATTCGCCATGTTAGCCGAGAACATCGCAAGTTTCAAGGGATCTTAGCAGCAACCACCAGCGAAACCATTGGTGCGATCGAAGTCGTACAAGCACTTTCTTTGCATAACCAACTCGAAGACATCTTTGAGCAACAAAACAATATAACCCTCAATCATGGGGCAAAATCTCTCAAACTCTTAGCAGTTCTCCAACGCACCGTACAGATTTTGATTGCGCTGACTATTGCCCTAGTTTTGTGGCGAGGATCGCACCTAGTCATCCAAAAAACCCTAACTCCTGGCGATTTGCTAGTCTTTATCACCTACCTGAAAAACGCTTTTGAACCAATACGCAAACTGTCCAATCAATTTAGTGAGATTGCCAAAGCAACCGCTTCTGGAGAAAGAATTATCGACGTTCTCGACTACGAACCCCACGTTCGCAACTTGCCTCGTGCCAAACCCGCGCATCCCTTCTTCGGTGCGGTACGTTTCGAGAATGTGACCTTCGCTTACGAATCTGGCAAGGCAATTTTACAGAACATCTCTTTTGAAGCACAACCCGGTCAAAAAGTTGCCGTCGTTGGTGCTTCTGGAGGCGGCAAATCAACCCTAATCAGTCTCATTCTCCGCCTCTACGATCCCAATTCTGGTCGCATCCTCATCGACGGACAGGATTTGGGCGAATATACTCTCGACTCCCTGCGACAGCAGATTGGTGTCGTCCTGCAAGAGAGTATCTTATTTGCCGCCAGCATCCGCGAAAACATTGCCTACGGGAAATTGGGTGCAACGGATGCAGAAATAGAGCAAGCAGCAAAAATAGCAAATGCTCACGACTTTATTATGAACCTGCCCGATGGTTACGAGACAGTTTTAGGGGAGAGAGGATGTACGCTGTCGGGTGGACAAAGACAGCGAATTGCGATCGCGCGCGCTGCCATTCGCAAAGCACCCATCGTCATCCTCGACGAACCCACTACGGGGTTAGATAATGCCAGCGAACAGGCAGTCAATAAAGCACTCAATCGACTCACCCAAGGACGAACAACCTTTCTCATCTCTCACAATAAATAG
- a CDS encoding glycosyltransferase family protein, protein MKLPCLGRSDTGELSAKYLRKDPQEVTKLRSEIIRTAVVNFEPDLILVDKKPYGLQGELKSTLTYLKQHFPVTKLVLLLRDILDAPEVTIKDWHQNDYYHALQSYYDQILVVGMPEIFDITKEYRFPISLSKKTKFCGYIRREYGHKSTQLVRQELKVKSKEKLVLVTPGGGGDGYYLVETYLQGLTQLSAKHKIKSLIISGTEMPQDRTQELSQIAQQFSHVQMSEFTDDIASYMETADAVVCMGGYNTICEVISLSKRAVVVPRIKPVQEQWIRAQKMTEFGLFKTIHPSKLTSQYLINSVLEQLERNSNYLPAVARIDLNALPRIQEYILELVFGKVVGDCTHFFIINSTKKSLISVN, encoded by the coding sequence ATGAAACTACCTTGTCTGGGACGCAGTGACACTGGCGAACTATCTGCCAAATATCTGAGAAAAGATCCTCAAGAAGTAACAAAATTGCGTTCTGAGATTATTAGAACGGCAGTTGTCAACTTTGAACCCGATCTAATTCTTGTCGATAAAAAACCTTACGGGTTGCAAGGAGAATTAAAATCTACTCTAACTTATTTAAAACAACATTTTCCCGTAACCAAACTGGTATTACTTCTGCGCGATATCCTCGATGCACCAGAAGTAACGATTAAGGACTGGCATCAAAATGATTACTATCATGCACTTCAAAGTTATTACGACCAAATTTTAGTCGTCGGAATGCCAGAAATTTTTGATATCACCAAAGAATATCGATTTCCTATTTCTCTATCCAAGAAAACAAAGTTTTGTGGCTATATTCGTAGAGAATATGGACATAAATCTACTCAATTAGTTCGTCAAGAACTGAAAGTAAAATCCAAGGAAAAATTGGTTTTAGTTACTCCGGGCGGTGGGGGCGATGGCTATTACTTAGTCGAGACTTATCTACAGGGATTAACGCAGCTTTCCGCCAAGCATAAAATCAAAAGCCTGATTATTTCTGGTACCGAAATGCCACAAGATCGAACCCAGGAATTATCTCAGATCGCCCAACAGTTTTCCCACGTACAAATGTCCGAGTTTACTGATGATATTGCTAGCTACATGGAGACTGCCGATGCTGTGGTTTGTATGGGAGGGTACAACACCATCTGCGAGGTTATTTCTCTGAGTAAAAGAGCGGTTGTGGTTCCTCGAATTAAACCCGTACAAGAACAATGGATTCGCGCCCAAAAAATGACAGAATTTGGTCTATTTAAAACCATTCATCCTAGCAAGCTAACATCTCAGTATCTCATAAATTCAGTTTTAGAACAATTAGAGCGTAATAGTAATTATCTCCCCGCTGTTGCTCGAATCGATCTAAATGCTTTGCCAAGAATTCAAGAATATATCTTGGAATTAGTGTTTGGTAAAGTTGTAGGCGATTGCACTCATTTTTTTATCATCAATTCGACAAAAAAATCTTTAATTTCAGTTAATTAA
- a CDS encoding response regulator transcription factor: MSCILIAEDERRITAFIDKGLRKYGFSTAIATDGEQAVLMAQSDKFDLLLLDLGLLVKDGWTVLAELRQQGKQLPIIIVTARDDVAEKKVGLQYEANDYLTKPFRFQDLLARVHNHLGSGLMK, from the coding sequence ATGAGCTGTATTCTCATTGCAGAAGACGAACGCCGCATCACTGCTTTTATTGACAAAGGTCTGCGAAAATATGGATTCAGTACTGCGATCGCTACAGATGGAGAACAGGCAGTGCTGATGGCTCAAAGCGATAAATTTGACCTGCTTTTGTTGGATTTAGGGCTTCTCGTCAAAGATGGGTGGACGGTACTAGCAGAACTTCGCCAGCAAGGAAAGCAACTTCCCATCATTATCGTAACCGCTCGCGATGACGTTGCAGAAAAAAAGGTAGGGTTACAATATGAGGCGAATGACTATCTAACCAAGCCTTTTCGCTTTCAAGATTTGCTAGCGCGAGTTCACAACCATCTCGGTTCGGGTTTGATGAAATAA
- a CDS encoding response regulator transcription factor produces the protein MNRILIAEDEPRIVAFIEKGLRANGFTTLVATNADEVISMALGNNFDLLLLDLGLPGKDGLSVLEELCGQGATIPIIILTARDDINDKLAGLEGGADDYMTKPFRFEELLARIRLRLRSQQRVAIKEEMELRVGEVMLNLRTRQVRVTGKDVELSAREFTLLETLLRHQGQVMSREQLLDRVWGYDYDPGSNIVDVYVGYLRKKLGSDLIETVRGMGYRLRG, from the coding sequence ATGAATCGTATTCTTATTGCAGAAGACGAACCGCGCATCGTTGCTTTTATAGAAAAAGGATTGCGTGCCAACGGATTTACTACCCTAGTTGCCACTAATGCCGATGAAGTTATCTCGATGGCATTGGGCAATAATTTCGATTTGCTGCTGTTGGACTTGGGACTTCCTGGCAAAGATGGTTTGTCGGTACTCGAAGAATTGTGCGGTCAAGGGGCAACCATACCGATTATTATCCTCACCGCCCGCGACGATATCAATGATAAATTAGCCGGACTCGAAGGCGGAGCAGATGATTACATGACAAAGCCATTTCGCTTTGAAGAACTGCTGGCACGCATTCGCCTGCGCCTGCGAAGTCAGCAGCGAGTCGCCATCAAAGAAGAAATGGAACTGAGGGTTGGCGAAGTCATGCTCAATTTGCGTACCCGCCAAGTTCGGGTTACGGGAAAAGATGTCGAACTATCGGCGCGAGAGTTTACCCTCTTAGAAACTTTGCTTCGTCATCAAGGACAAGTGATGAGTCGAGAGCAACTGCTCGATCGCGTTTGGGGTTACGATTACGATCCCGGCTCGAATATTGTTGATGTATACGTGGGTTATTTGCGCAAAAAGTTAGGCAGCGACTTAATCGAGACGGTTAGAGGTATGGGCTATCGATTGCGAGGATAA